A genome region from Kineosporia corallincola includes the following:
- a CDS encoding alginate O-acetyltransferase AlgX-related protein — MGRTVILPDDPPDRLEVVHRPAPENPTPENPAPENPAAGSPAAEMADDPAPPDTEPDPAPAPEPVTPSVTEELDDLLERFRAERQRRRSVRAARALIGGFAVALLGVWLLDPPLPWGAENRTITPFPHVSSSGVLSGADAAQTDAALRDRLALRQYVTEAIGEASRDRLGTSLNPAVVLGKKRTPFLSEDFTLPCKYEFDTTAVASGLSRLTGIAEGTGKSVMVAIAPDKSAILSGALGSRADALLACADSVRTQTEQTWDAQPLGPVVTSWRELQAAQDESPGSVFQKGDSHWTSKGALIWSKTVIDALVARGEAPAALSGAPRAVQVQDEQADNDLYRLMGVTHDTMVPVYQVTRDDVTIRAHTRESPSGRGVAVFRAWSTTAPMIKGRTLVVNDSFISRAEGLLAPYFTRLEVMHWSDFLTAVQHDDLPPFDRIIIETVQRGWPQRAGWLAEGQPMHRALADELGRPREQTPAGGVSAG, encoded by the coding sequence GTGGGCCGAACCGTCATCCTTCCGGACGATCCCCCGGACCGGCTCGAGGTCGTCCACCGTCCGGCTCCCGAGAACCCCACTCCCGAGAACCCGGCTCCCGAGAACCCAGCGGCTGGGAGTCCGGCGGCCGAAATGGCCGATGACCCGGCCCCACCGGACACCGAACCGGACCCCGCACCGGCCCCCGAACCCGTCACCCCCTCGGTCACCGAGGAACTCGACGACCTGCTGGAGCGGTTCCGCGCGGAACGTCAGCGCAGGCGCAGCGTGAGGGCGGCCCGGGCGCTGATCGGTGGTTTCGCGGTGGCTCTGCTCGGGGTCTGGCTGCTCGACCCGCCGCTGCCCTGGGGCGCCGAGAACCGCACCATCACCCCGTTCCCGCACGTCTCCTCGTCCGGGGTGCTCAGCGGCGCCGACGCCGCGCAGACCGACGCCGCGCTGCGCGACCGGCTGGCCCTGCGGCAGTACGTCACCGAGGCGATCGGCGAGGCCTCCCGCGACCGGCTGGGCACCAGCCTGAACCCGGCCGTGGTGCTCGGGAAGAAACGCACGCCGTTCCTGTCCGAAGACTTCACCCTGCCCTGCAAGTACGAATTCGACACCACCGCGGTCGCTTCCGGGCTGAGCCGGCTCACCGGCATCGCCGAGGGCACCGGGAAGTCGGTCATGGTGGCCATCGCCCCCGACAAGTCCGCGATCCTGTCCGGCGCCCTGGGCTCCCGCGCCGACGCCCTGCTGGCCTGTGCCGACTCGGTGCGCACGCAGACCGAGCAGACCTGGGACGCCCAGCCCCTGGGCCCGGTCGTCACCTCGTGGCGCGAGCTCCAGGCGGCACAGGACGAGTCACCGGGCTCGGTGTTCCAGAAGGGTGACAGCCACTGGACCAGCAAGGGCGCGCTGATCTGGTCGAAGACGGTGATCGACGCGCTGGTCGCGCGCGGCGAGGCGCCGGCGGCGTTGTCCGGCGCCCCACGCGCCGTGCAGGTTCAGGACGAGCAGGCCGACAACGACCTCTACCGGCTGATGGGCGTCACCCACGACACGATGGTGCCGGTGTACCAGGTCACCCGCGACGACGTGACGATCCGGGCACACACCCGTGAGTCCCCCTCGGGCCGCGGCGTGGCGGTGTTCCGGGCCTGGTCCACCACCGCGCCGATGATCAAGGGCCGCACGCTGGTGGTCAACGACTCGTTCATCTCGCGGGCCGAGGGCCTGCTCGCGCCCTACTTCACCCGCCTCGAGGTGATGCACTGGTCGGACTTCCTGACCGCGGTGCAGCACGACGACCTGCCGCCCTTCGACCGGATCATCATCGAGACCGTGCAGCGCGGCTGGCCGCAGCGCGCGGGCTGGCTGGCCGAGGGGCAGCCGATGCACCGGGCCCTGGCCGATGAGCTGGGGCGCCCGCGCGAGCAGACCCCGGCCGGCGGGGTGTCAGCGGGCTGA
- a CDS encoding DUF4184 family protein, with protein MPFTGSHPAAVLPLMRTPLVPSALVIGSMTPDLVYYLPLGGELRGSLSHTTHTAPGVIGLDLVLGLVAFALWQALIAPFAVAVAPAALRDRLGPDLPRPAREHLTGPKAVVLVVVSQWVGTVTHVVWDEFTHPGRWGTAHIAWLAQWHGPLEGYHWAQYGSGVVGLLLIGLALGNWWRRTGPEPGGQRVPALRPMVSLRIWAVVLACAGVGAALGARTGLGGQDPHSMGYLVATYGGGAGMFAALACALAVVPGLRSAR; from the coding sequence GTGCCCTTCACCGGTAGTCATCCGGCGGCGGTGCTCCCGCTCATGCGCACGCCCCTGGTGCCCTCCGCGCTGGTGATCGGCAGCATGACCCCCGACCTCGTCTACTACCTGCCGCTGGGCGGTGAGCTGCGTGGGTCGCTCTCGCACACCACCCACACGGCGCCCGGCGTCATCGGGCTGGACCTGGTGCTCGGGCTGGTCGCCTTCGCGCTCTGGCAGGCGCTGATCGCCCCCTTCGCGGTGGCCGTGGCGCCGGCCGCCCTGCGCGACCGGCTCGGCCCCGACCTGCCCCGTCCTGCGCGGGAGCATCTGACCGGGCCGAAAGCCGTTGTGCTGGTCGTCGTCTCGCAGTGGGTGGGCACGGTGACGCACGTGGTCTGGGACGAGTTCACCCACCCCGGCCGATGGGGCACCGCGCACATCGCCTGGCTGGCGCAGTGGCACGGGCCGCTGGAGGGCTACCACTGGGCGCAGTACGGCAGTGGCGTGGTCGGCCTGCTGCTGATCGGCCTGGCGCTCGGGAACTGGTGGCGCCGAACCGGTCCGGAGCCGGGCGGCCAGCGGGTGCCGGCCCTGCGCCCGATGGTGTCGCTGCGGATCTGGGCGGTGGTGCTGGCCTGCGCCGGCGTCGGTGCCGCGCTCGGAGCCCGGACCGGCCTGGGCGGGCAGGACCCGCACAGCATGGGTTACCTGGTCGCCACCTACGGCGGTGGCGCCGGCATGTTCGCGGCGCTGGCCTGTGCCCTGGCGGTGGTTCCCGGGCTGCGCTCAGCCCGCTGA
- the moeB gene encoding molybdopterin-synthase adenylyltransferase MoeB: MIPLVAPGPELTGDEITRYSRQVLLPGLGTEGQRRLKNARVLVVGAGGLGSPVLTYLAAAGVGTIGVIDDDVVELSNLHRQVLHAAAAPGTAKVDSAAAALHDLNPLVTIERHRTRITRENALDLVAGHDLVLDGTDNFATRYLVGDACSVAGVPLVWGSVFRFDGQVSVFWSRPPQGHEPVTYRDLHPTPPPPGSVPSCAEGGVLGVTCAAIGSVMATEAIKLITGLGEPLLGRIMLFDAIGMTWQTIRVRPAPGSSPVTTLAEDYDAFCGVVPSSPVGRNSGVRELAERLERRARGEDDFVLVDVREPEERRIAIIPGAVGVPLSVLRTGDVARLLADVAGQRPIVLHCKSGARSAQALELARAAGLRDVSHVPGGVLAWIDEIDPAQPRY; the protein is encoded by the coding sequence GTGATCCCGCTGGTCGCCCCGGGGCCGGAGCTGACCGGTGACGAGATCACCCGGTACTCGCGCCAGGTGCTGCTGCCCGGGCTGGGCACCGAGGGCCAGCGCCGGCTGAAGAACGCCCGGGTGCTGGTGGTCGGCGCGGGCGGTCTGGGCAGCCCGGTGCTCACCTATCTGGCGGCTGCCGGCGTCGGCACGATCGGCGTGATCGACGACGACGTGGTGGAGCTGTCGAATCTGCATCGCCAGGTGCTGCACGCCGCGGCGGCCCCGGGAACGGCCAAGGTGGACAGCGCGGCCGCCGCCCTGCACGACCTGAACCCCCTGGTCACGATCGAGCGGCACCGCACCCGGATCACCCGGGAGAACGCGCTCGACCTGGTGGCGGGCCACGACCTGGTGCTCGACGGCACCGACAACTTCGCCACCCGCTACCTGGTGGGCGACGCCTGCTCGGTGGCCGGGGTGCCGCTGGTCTGGGGCTCGGTGTTCCGCTTCGACGGCCAGGTCTCGGTGTTCTGGTCGCGCCCGCCGCAGGGGCACGAGCCGGTGACCTATCGCGACCTGCACCCCACGCCACCTCCGCCCGGATCGGTGCCGTCCTGCGCCGAGGGCGGGGTGCTCGGGGTGACCTGCGCGGCCATCGGATCAGTCATGGCCACCGAGGCGATCAAGCTGATCACCGGCCTGGGTGAACCGCTGCTCGGCCGGATCATGCTGTTCGACGCCATCGGGATGACCTGGCAGACGATCCGGGTACGGCCCGCGCCGGGCTCGTCGCCGGTCACCACGCTGGCCGAGGACTACGACGCGTTCTGCGGGGTGGTTCCGTCGTCCCCGGTCGGGAGGAACAGCGGCGTGCGCGAGCTGGCCGAACGACTGGAACGGCGGGCGCGTGGGGAGGACGACTTCGTGCTCGTCGACGTGCGCGAGCCGGAGGAACGGCGGATCGCGATCATCCCGGGTGCGGTGGGGGTTCCGCTGTCGGTCCTCAGAACAGGGGACGTCGCAAGGCTTTTGGCCGACGTGGCCGGGCAGCGTCCGATCGTGCTGCACTGCAAGAGCGGCGCCCGGTCGGCGCAGGCGCTCGAGCTGGCCCGGGCCGCCGGGCTGCGCGACGTGAGCCACGTGCCCGGTGGCGTGCTGGCCTGGATCGACGAGATCGACCCGGCTCAGCCCCGGTACTGA
- a CDS encoding DUF3152 domain-containing protein has product MRTPTPVTRPTRLTRSLICGSVAVLVTLTGCSSGSSGPAGADSASSGAAQQTTTPSSSASGGTAEGEADATPSAQETTTALPPGLTEDDVEAGLTSAKVKWEASGTLQTVKGSTRAPGKGKVYKVRIQVEKGIAVDGEKFADFVLATLNDDRSWTENGTRRFARTDKASEAFTTVTLASPQTSADMCQPLQTYGKLSCRNGSRVMLTTYRWVKAIPEYKKDREGYRHYVVNHEVGHALGHGHEYCAGKGKLAPLMMQQTKGLLGCKPNPWPHP; this is encoded by the coding sequence ATGCGCACGCCCACGCCGGTGACCCGGCCGACCCGGCTCACCCGGTCACTGATCTGCGGATCGGTCGCGGTGCTGGTGACGCTGACCGGTTGCTCGTCCGGTTCGTCAGGGCCGGCCGGGGCGGACTCCGCCTCGTCGGGCGCCGCGCAGCAGACCACCACCCCGTCGTCCTCCGCCTCCGGCGGCACCGCCGAGGGCGAGGCCGACGCCACGCCGTCGGCGCAGGAGACCACCACCGCCCTGCCCCCAGGACTGACCGAGGACGACGTGGAGGCCGGGCTGACCTCGGCCAAGGTCAAGTGGGAGGCGTCCGGCACGCTCCAGACGGTGAAGGGCAGCACCAGGGCGCCGGGCAAGGGCAAGGTGTACAAGGTCCGGATCCAGGTGGAGAAGGGCATCGCGGTGGACGGCGAGAAGTTCGCCGACTTCGTGCTGGCCACGCTGAACGACGACCGCAGCTGGACCGAGAACGGCACCCGCCGGTTCGCCCGCACCGACAAGGCGTCGGAGGCGTTCACCACCGTCACCCTGGCCAGCCCGCAGACGTCGGCGGACATGTGCCAGCCGTTGCAGACCTACGGCAAGCTCTCCTGCCGCAACGGCAGCCGGGTGATGCTGACCACGTACCGCTGGGTCAAGGCGATTCCCGAATACAAGAAGGACCGCGAGGGTTACCGCCACTATGTCGTCAATCACGAGGTGGGTCACGCGCTCGGTCACGGTCACGAGTACTGCGCGGGCAAGGGAAAGCTGGCCCCGCTCATGATGCAGCAGACGAAGGGCCTGCTCGGCTGCAAGCCCAATCCCTGGCCGCATCCGTGA
- a CDS encoding DUF3107 domain-containing protein: protein MEVKIGVRDIPRDIVLESTDTADSVVKAVESAISSNTLLRLKDDKGRLIVVPGAQIGYVEIGAEETRRVGFGTL, encoded by the coding sequence GTGGAGGTCAAGATCGGCGTCCGGGACATCCCGCGCGACATCGTGCTGGAGTCCACCGACACGGCTGATTCGGTGGTGAAGGCGGTCGAGTCCGCGATCAGCTCGAACACGCTGCTGCGCCTGAAAGACGACAAGGGCCGCCTGATCGTCGTTCCCGGCGCTCAGATCGGTTATGTCGAGATCGGCGCGGAAGAGACCCGTCGGGTCGGTTTCGGCACGCTGTAG
- a CDS encoding ferritin-like fold-containing protein — protein sequence MEQQEDRFTDPAYRAAVIDLLGTLAYGELSAFIRLSTDADLAPTLAAKAAVAGLAATEYAHFDRLRARLVEIGADPEQAMAPFVEALDAFHERTKPSSWLEGLVKFYVGDGIASDFYREITAYVDPGTRDLVLGTLEADKRASYVLHEVRQAISEDPIKGSRLALWARRLVGEALSQGQRVAADRDSFSTLLSGTGELPGMGLAGIVSMFSRITEQHTKRMAEMGLSA from the coding sequence ATGGAGCAGCAGGAGGACAGGTTCACCGATCCGGCATACCGGGCGGCCGTGATCGACCTATTGGGCACCCTGGCTTATGGCGAATTGAGCGCCTTCATCCGGCTTTCCACGGATGCGGACCTCGCCCCGACCCTGGCCGCCAAGGCCGCGGTGGCCGGCCTGGCCGCCACCGAGTACGCGCACTTCGACCGGCTGCGGGCCCGGCTGGTCGAGATCGGGGCCGACCCGGAGCAGGCGATGGCGCCGTTCGTGGAGGCGCTGGACGCCTTCCACGAGCGCACCAAGCCGTCGAGCTGGCTGGAGGGACTGGTCAAGTTCTACGTCGGCGACGGGATCGCCTCGGACTTCTACCGGGAGATCACCGCCTACGTCGACCCGGGCACCCGCGACCTGGTGCTGGGCACGCTGGAGGCCGACAAGCGGGCCTCGTACGTGCTGCACGAGGTGCGCCAGGCGATCAGCGAGGACCCGATCAAGGGCAGCCGGCTGGCGCTGTGGGCCCGCCGTCTGGTGGGGGAGGCACTCAGCCAGGGGCAGCGGGTCGCGGCCGACCGCGACTCCTTCTCCACGTTGCTGAGCGGCACCGGCGAGCTGCCGGGCATGGGCCTGGCCGGGATCGTGTCGATGTTCAGCCGGATCACCGAGCAGCACACCAAGCGGATGGCCGAGATGGGCCTGTCCGCGTAG
- a CDS encoding DEAD/DEAH box helicase translates to MIAVVDNDGDEASAAPGWAELGTDPRIVEALTKAGMTAPFPIQAMTLPVAIGGNDVIGQAKTGTGKTLGFGIPLLHRVTGPKDEGFAELAKPGAPQALVIVPTRELAGQVAEDLKVASKNLSLRILTVYGGRAYEPQVEALKKGIEIVVGTPGRLLDLAQQGHLSLAHVRTLVLDEADEMLDLGFLPDVEKLMSLTPDGRQTMLFSATMPGAVVSLARKYMTQPTHIRAADPSDSGATVLAIAQFIYRAHAMDKVEMLARLLQAEGRGLSIIFTRTKRTAAKIADELADRGFAAAAIHGDLGQGAREQALRAFRNGKIDVLVATDVAARGIDVENVTHVVNYACPEDEKTYLHRIGRTGRAGNTGVAVTFVDWDDLHRWMMIDKALDLGIPEPAETYSTSDHFLEDLNIPAGVKGTLPRAARTRAGLDAEELEDLGETGGKRGGGTRSGGSRRDGGRDGSRDGGRDRGRSRGRGRDRDAGDVSDAPTDDAAGTEGGEEPREPRPARTRTRRRTRRGVPVDAAEGAEAGNATENGSTSEAGSASEGAEGSTATGDNGSADSAAGDGDGERRRRRRRRGGRGSGSSAASAETSSEASVSADS, encoded by the coding sequence ATCATCGCGGTCGTCGACAACGACGGCGACGAGGCGTCCGCCGCCCCCGGATGGGCCGAGCTGGGCACCGACCCGCGCATCGTCGAGGCCCTGACCAAGGCCGGTATGACCGCGCCCTTCCCGATCCAGGCGATGACCCTGCCGGTCGCGATCGGCGGCAACGACGTGATCGGCCAGGCCAAGACGGGTACCGGCAAGACCCTCGGCTTCGGCATCCCGCTCCTGCACCGCGTCACCGGCCCCAAGGACGAGGGCTTCGCCGAGCTGGCCAAGCCGGGCGCCCCGCAGGCCCTGGTCATCGTGCCGACCCGGGAACTGGCCGGGCAGGTCGCCGAAGACCTCAAGGTGGCCTCGAAAAACCTCAGCCTGCGCATCCTCACCGTCTACGGCGGCCGGGCCTACGAACCGCAGGTCGAGGCGCTCAAGAAGGGCATCGAGATCGTCGTCGGCACCCCCGGCCGGCTGCTCGATCTGGCCCAGCAGGGCCACCTGAGCCTGGCCCACGTGCGCACGCTGGTGCTCGACGAGGCCGACGAGATGCTCGACCTGGGCTTCCTGCCCGACGTCGAGAAGCTGATGTCGCTGACCCCCGACGGCCGCCAGACCATGCTGTTCTCGGCCACCATGCCGGGCGCCGTGGTCTCGCTGGCTCGTAAGTACATGACCCAGCCCACCCACATCCGGGCCGCCGACCCGTCCGACTCCGGCGCCACGGTGCTGGCGATCGCGCAGTTCATCTACCGCGCGCACGCGATGGACAAGGTCGAGATGCTGGCCCGGCTGCTCCAGGCCGAGGGCCGTGGGCTGTCGATCATCTTCACCCGCACCAAGCGCACGGCCGCCAAGATCGCCGACGAGCTGGCCGACCGCGGCTTCGCCGCCGCCGCCATCCACGGCGACCTCGGCCAGGGCGCCCGCGAGCAGGCCCTTCGAGCGTTCCGCAACGGCAAGATCGACGTGCTGGTCGCCACCGACGTCGCGGCCCGCGGCATCGACGTCGAGAACGTCACCCACGTGGTCAACTACGCCTGCCCGGAAGACGAGAAGACCTACCTGCACCGGATCGGCCGCACCGGCCGGGCCGGAAACACCGGTGTCGCCGTCACCTTCGTGGACTGGGACGACCTGCACCGCTGGATGATGATCGACAAGGCGCTCGACCTGGGCATCCCGGAACCGGCCGAGACCTACTCCACGTCCGACCACTTCCTCGAAGACCTGAACATCCCGGCGGGCGTCAAGGGCACGCTGCCCCGGGCCGCCCGCACCCGGGCCGGTCTGGACGCCGAGGAGCTGGAAGACCTGGGCGAGACCGGCGGTAAGCGCGGCGGTGGCACGCGGTCCGGCGGCTCCCGCCGGGACGGCGGCCGTGACGGCTCGCGCGACGGCGGCCGTGACCGTGGCCGTTCCCGTGGGCGCGGCCGGGACCGCGACGCCGGTGACGTCAGCGACGCCCCCACCGACGACGCCGCGGGCACCGAGGGGGGCGAGGAGCCGCGCGAGCCGCGTCCGGCCCGCACCCGCACCCGCCGCCGCACGCGTCGCGGGGTTCCGGTCGACGCGGCCGAGGGCGCCGAGGCCGGCAACGCCACCGAGAACGGCAGCACCTCAGAGGCCGGCAGTGCCTCCGAGGGTGCCGAGGGCAGCACCGCCACGGGCGACAACGGGAGCGCCGACTCCGCCGCCGGTGACGGTGACGGTGAGCGTCGCCGCCGCCGTCGGCGCCGTGGCGGCCGGGGCTCCGGCTCCTCCGCCGCATCCGCCGAGACCTCCTCCGAGGCATCGGTTTCCGCCGACAGCTGA
- a CDS encoding ParA family protein, which translates to MGRVIAVANQKGGVAKTTTVASLGAAFVLRGLRVLLVDLDPQSSLTFSLGIDPEVVEYSISDVVRGEVELSRARLRTSEGMDLVPSTIDLLAAEAMLLPAPQREFVVRRGLEDVLSTYDVVLLDCSPSLGLLTLNALAAADEVLVPLQCEMLSHRGVGQLLDTVADVHRLLNPRLRVRGLLPTMYDKRSTHARAVLADVKRRYRVPVLNPIPRSVKFAEAPSVGTSIIATSPSSSGARAYFRIADGLLRAWRFGGRRVAPGRGSRTSLRTPLASGEGGSAGAGAL; encoded by the coding sequence ATGGGCCGCGTAATCGCCGTCGCCAACCAGAAGGGTGGCGTCGCCAAGACCACCACGGTGGCGTCGCTCGGCGCGGCGTTCGTGCTGCGCGGGCTGCGCGTCCTGCTGGTCGACCTGGACCCCCAGTCGTCGCTCACGTTCAGCCTCGGCATCGATCCCGAGGTGGTCGAGTACTCGATCTCCGACGTGGTCCGCGGCGAGGTGGAGCTGTCCCGGGCCCGGCTGCGCACCAGCGAGGGCATGGACCTGGTGCCCTCCACCATCGACCTGCTCGCCGCCGAGGCCATGCTGCTGCCCGCCCCGCAGCGTGAGTTCGTGGTGCGCCGCGGTCTGGAAGACGTGCTGTCCACCTACGACGTGGTGCTGCTCGACTGCTCGCCCAGCCTGGGCCTGCTCACGCTGAACGCGCTGGCCGCCGCCGACGAGGTGCTCGTGCCGCTCCAGTGCGAGATGCTCAGCCACCGCGGCGTGGGTCAGCTGCTCGACACCGTGGCCGACGTGCACCGCCTGCTCAACCCGCGGCTGCGGGTGCGGGGTCTGCTGCCCACGATGTACGACAAGCGCTCCACCCACGCCCGCGCCGTGCTCGCCGACGTGAAGCGGCGCTACCGGGTGCCGGTGCTGAACCCGATCCCGCGCTCGGTCAAGTTCGCCGAGGCTCCCAGCGTGGGCACCTCGATCATCGCCACCTCGCCGAGCTCCTCGGGTGCCCGCGCGTACTTCCGCATCGCCGACGGGTTGTTGCGGGCCTGGCGTTTCGGCGGCCGCCGGGTCGCCCCCGGCCGGGGTTCACGCACGAGCTTGAGGACGCCGCTGGCCTCCGGTGAAGGCGGCTCGGCCGGCGCGGGTGCCCTTTGA
- a CDS encoding oxygenase MpaB family protein, which produces MEQREVDQMAREQWDQLEHPADSAPSGRAGGPAPEHENDHDPALDTDADQVGRWGLFGPRTVTWRVHSDPLIGLATLRALTMQVLHPEGMANVFATARRVDDPWDRLQWAQRHIGAVIFGNSIEAAMTGARLRAVMGQVSGYAGNGDDFRGDDEELVLWMHCCQVASFVEVTRRGGLPLSDAEHETYIQEQLRTAAVWGLEPDRVPATRRDLTRYFRRMRPQLRMTHEARAFITSVIAPALPQLLALTQRNRPSWAPVAGLAWSSLPNWARSMYSSVPGDGAGSLAPAATTVALHSLRDELHLARH; this is translated from the coding sequence GTGGAGCAACGCGAAGTGGACCAGATGGCCCGCGAGCAGTGGGACCAACTCGAGCACCCGGCCGATTCGGCCCCTTCGGGCCGGGCCGGCGGACCTGCCCCGGAGCATGAGAACGATCACGATCCGGCGCTGGACACGGACGCCGACCAGGTGGGCCGGTGGGGCCTTTTCGGACCACGCACGGTCACCTGGCGGGTGCACTCGGACCCGCTGATCGGGCTGGCCACGCTGCGGGCCCTGACCATGCAGGTGCTGCACCCGGAGGGGATGGCGAACGTCTTCGCCACGGCACGGCGGGTGGACGACCCGTGGGACCGGCTCCAGTGGGCGCAGCGGCACATCGGCGCGGTGATCTTCGGCAACAGCATCGAGGCCGCGATGACCGGCGCCCGGCTGCGCGCGGTGATGGGTCAGGTCAGCGGGTACGCCGGCAACGGCGACGACTTCCGGGGCGACGACGAGGAACTCGTGCTGTGGATGCACTGCTGTCAGGTCGCCTCGTTCGTCGAGGTCACCCGGCGCGGTGGGCTCCCCCTGAGCGACGCGGAGCACGAGACCTACATCCAGGAACAGCTGCGCACGGCCGCGGTCTGGGGCCTGGAGCCGGACCGGGTGCCGGCCACGCGCCGTGACCTGACCCGCTACTTCCGCCGGATGCGGCCGCAGCTGCGGATGACTCACGAGGCTCGCGCCTTCATCACCTCGGTGATCGCCCCGGCCCTGCCCCAGCTGCTGGCCCTGACCCAGCGCAACCGGCCGTCCTGGGCGCCCGTGGCCGGGCTGGCCTGGTCGTCGCTGCCGAACTGGGCGCGGTCGATGTACTCGTCCGTCCCCGGCGACGGGGCGGGGTCGCTGGCGCCGGCCGCCACCACGGTGGCCCTGCACTCCCTGCGCGACGAACTGCACCTGGCCCGTCACTGA
- a CDS encoding LOG family protein, which produces MAVCGPRDCTPGQAESAYRVGVLLARAGVVVICGGGVGVMAAVASGVRSAGGTVVGIRPGADTEGASPDLSVTIVTNLGEARNAVIVWSADAVIAVGGSWGTLSEVALARRRGGVPVVVLDGWRVVGPDGQPVDQGISYVDTPEEAVRQALPGS; this is translated from the coding sequence GTGGCGGTCTGCGGCCCCCGCGACTGCACACCCGGGCAGGCCGAATCCGCTTACCGGGTCGGCGTTCTGCTGGCCCGGGCCGGGGTGGTGGTGATCTGCGGCGGCGGTGTCGGGGTGATGGCGGCCGTGGCCTCGGGCGTGCGCTCGGCCGGTGGCACGGTGGTCGGCATCCGGCCCGGCGCCGACACCGAGGGTGCCAGTCCCGACCTGTCCGTCACCATCGTCACCAACCTGGGCGAGGCGCGGAACGCCGTCATCGTCTGGAGCGCCGACGCGGTGATCGCGGTCGGCGGCTCCTGGGGCACACTCAGCGAGGTCGCACTGGCCCGCCGCCGGGGTGGGGTGCCGGTGGTGGTGCTCGACGGCTGGCGGGTGGTCGGCCCGGACGGGCAGCCGGTGGACCAGGGCATCAGCTACGTGGACACCCCGGAAGAGGCGGTGCGGCAGGCCCTGCCCGGCAGCTGA
- a CDS encoding RecB family exonuclease: protein MNDQLELIGMPEPLYSCTPTRLAGWRDCRRRYRFTYLDRPQPPKGPPWAHNSIGAAVHSALADWWATPVARRTPETAYQLVRKRWLSDGFQDRDQSAEAGRRAVGWVQDYLFGSDTDPMAEPPGVERTVQARTARLSLSGRVDLIDLRDDELVVVDYKTGRHVPDEADAFASLALAVYAVGTARTYRRDCVQVELHHLPTQTRAVARYDLAGLERRLAEADSLGAEAAAADAGYARGRTGDDAFPPAPGSWCGYCDFRRHCPEGRAASPERPPWNALLNRA from the coding sequence GTGAACGACCAGCTCGAGCTGATCGGGATGCCGGAACCGCTCTACTCCTGCACCCCCACCCGGCTGGCCGGCTGGCGGGACTGCCGGCGTCGTTACCGGTTCACCTACCTGGACCGGCCGCAGCCGCCGAAGGGACCGCCCTGGGCGCACAACAGCATCGGCGCCGCGGTGCACTCGGCCCTGGCCGACTGGTGGGCCACGCCGGTGGCCCGGCGCACCCCGGAGACGGCCTATCAGCTGGTGCGAAAGCGCTGGCTGAGTGATGGTTTCCAGGACCGTGACCAGTCCGCCGAGGCCGGTCGCCGGGCTGTCGGCTGGGTTCAGGACTACCTGTTCGGCTCCGACACCGATCCGATGGCCGAACCGCCGGGCGTGGAGCGCACGGTCCAGGCGCGGACGGCGCGGTTGTCGTTGTCCGGCCGGGTGGACCTGATCGACCTGCGCGACGACGAGCTGGTGGTGGTGGACTACAAGACCGGACGCCACGTGCCGGACGAGGCCGACGCGTTCGCCAGTCTCGCCCTGGCCGTCTACGCCGTCGGCACCGCCCGCACCTATCGACGGGACTGCGTGCAGGTCGAGCTGCACCACCTGCCCACGCAGACCCGGGCTGTGGCCCGCTACGACCTGGCCGGGCTGGAACGCCGCCTGGCGGAAGCAGATTCGCTGGGTGCCGAGGCCGCAGCGGCCGATGCCGGGTACGCCCGCGGGCGCACCGGCGACGACGCGTTCCCGCCCGCTCCGGGCTCCTGGTGCGGCTACTGCGACTTCCGCCGGCACTGCCCGGAGGGGCGGGCGGCCTCGCCGGAGCGCCCACCGTGGAACGCCCTGCTGAACCGGGCCTGA